One Rattus rattus isolate New Zealand chromosome 12, Rrattus_CSIRO_v1, whole genome shotgun sequence genomic window carries:
- the LOC116913384 gene encoding olfactory receptor 49: MENGTTVVTEFILLGLSDACELQVIIFLGFLLTYFLILLGNFLIIVITLADRRLYTPMYYFLRNFAVLEIWFTSVIFPKMLTNIVTGQKTISLLGCFLQTFFYFFLGTTEFFLLAVMSFDRYVAICNPLRYGTIMSKRVCVQLVFCSWTAGFLLIMVPSSLLFQQPFCGPNIINHFFCDNFPLMELICADTSLVEILGFIIANFSLLGTLAVTATCYGHILYTILHIPSVKERKKAFSTCSSHIIVVSLFYGSCIFMYVRSGKNGQGEDHNKVVALLNTVVTPTLNPFIYTLRNKQVKQVFREHISKILKLNPT; this comes from the coding sequence ATGGAGAACGGCACCACGGTAGTAACTGAGTTCATTTTGCTGGGGCTGTCCGATGCCTGTGAGCTGCAGGTGATCATCTTCCTGGGCTTCCTCCTGACCTACTTCCTCATTCTTCTGGGAAATTTCCTCATCATCGTCATCACCCTTGCGGACAGGCGTCTTTACACCCCCATGTACTACTTCCTCCGCAACTTCGCTGTGCTGGAGATTTGGTTCACCTCTGTCATCTTCCCCAAGATGCTAACCAACATCGTCACGGGACAGAAGACCATCTCCCTACTAGGTTGTTTCCTCCAAacattcttctatttcttcctcgGCACCACTGAGTTCTTTCTACTGGCCGTGATGTCCTTTGACAGGTACGTGGCCATTTGTAACCCTTTGCGTTATGGCACCATTATGAGCAAAAGAGTCTGTGTCCAACTTGTGTTTTGCTCATGGACGGCAGGATTCCTTCTCATCATGGTTCCCAGTTCTCTTTTATTTCAGCAGCCATTCTGTGGCCCCAACATCATTAACCATTTCTTCTGTGACAACTTTCCACTTATGGAACTCATATGTGCAGACACAAGCCTGGTAGAGATCCTGGGTTTTATTATTGCCAATTTCAGCCTCCTGGGCACTCTGGCTGTGACTGCCACCTGCTATGGTCACATTCTCTATACCATCCTGCACATTCCTTCAgtcaaggagaggaagaaagcctTCTCGACTTGCTCCTCTCATATTATTGTGGTGTCTCTCTTCTATGGCAGTTGTATCTTCATGTATGTCCGGTCTGGCAAGAATGGACAGGGGGAGGATCATAACAAGGTGGTGGCACTACTCAACACTGTAGTGACACCCACACTCAACCCCTTCATCTACACTCTGAGGAACAAGCAGGTGAAGCAGGTATTTAGGGAACACATAAGCAAGATCCTAAAGTTGAACCCAACATGA